AAGTGATCAAAATAAATACAACACTTGGTTAAAAATTGAACAATTAGTAACTAATGGCTGAGCTGAAATTATAAAAATCAATAAGGATGATCTTTTTAAAATTAATAATGATTTAAAAGTTGATTTAAATAGAATGTTAGAAATTGAACAAGAGACAAAACATGATGTTGTTGCTTTTACTAGAATGTTATCAGAACAATTAGATAATGAAAGTAAATGAATTCATTTAGGAATTACTTCAACTGATATTGTTGACACTGCTCAAAATTATTTAATTAAACAATCTAATCAAATTGTTTTTAATGAATTAGAAAATATTTTAAAGACCTTAAAAACACTAGCTTTAGAACATAAAAATACATTAATTATGGGAAGAACTCATGGAATGTATGGTGAACCTACTAGTTTAGGGTTAAAGTTTTGTTTATGATATGATGAATTTTTAAGACATATTAAACGTTTTGAATTAGCTAGAAATGATATAGAAGTTGTTAAAATATCAGGATCAATGGGAAATTATGCTAACTTAGATCCACAAATTGAATTATATGTAGCTAATAAATTAAATATGAATATTGATAGTTTATCAACTCAAGTAAGTCAAAGAGATAGACACATTTTTTTAGTTGAAGTTTTAGCAAATATTGCTTCAACTTTAGAAAAAATTTCAACTGAAATTAGATTATTTCAAAGAAGTGATGTTAATGAACTTGCTGAAGGTTTTTTAAAAAACCAAAAAGGTAGTTCTTCAATGCCACATAAAAAAAATCCAATTTCTAGTGAAAATATAGCTGGATTAAGTAGATATATTAAATCAATTGTTCATATTGTTTTAGAAAATAATAATTTATGACATGAAAGAGATATTTCTCATTCTTCAAATGAAAGAATTTATTTACCAGATATTTTTAATTTGACTGTTTATATATTAAAAAGAATGAATGAAACATTAACTAATTTAGTTATTAATAAAACTCAAATGTTAGAACACATTAAACAAGCTAAAAATATTTACTTTTCTCAAAGAGTTTTAACATTTATTTTATTAGAACAAACAAATGTTACTAGAGATCAAGTTTATGATTTAATTCAACAAATCACTTTTAAATGCTCTAAAAATAATTTAGATTTTAAAACTGAAGTTTTAAATAGTAAATTAACTGAATTTGTTTCAGTAAAAAAAATAGAACAACTTTTTGATGATCAATTCTTTTTAAGACATGTTGATTATATTTTTAATAGAGTGTTTAATAAATAAGTTTTTATATTGGTATTAATTAAAATGGAGTTAAAATGTACGATTTAAAAAACATAAAAAAAGTTTTATTTACTAAAGAACAAATCAATGAACGTATTAAACAAGTAGCTAATCAAGTTAAACAATATTATTTAGAGCATCCACCAGTTAATGGTCCTTTAATAACAGTTGGATTATTAAAAGGTTGTGTTATTTTTAATACAGAATTTGTTTTAAATTTTGATTATCCTATTCAAATGGATTTTATGGCTGTTTCTTCATATAATGGAATGCAATCAACTGGAGCAATTAAAATTAAATTAGATACTAGTTTAGATTTAACTAATAGAGATGTTTTAATTGTTGAAGATATGGTTGATACTGGATTAACTTTAAGTAAAGTTAAAGAGCATATTATATATAAAGGAGCTAATAGTGTTAAAGTAGTAACTTTAGTTGATAAAAAAGATTTTCATACTGTTGATTTTACTCCTGATTGAAATTGTTTTAATATTGATGATTATTATATTGTTGGTTATGGTTTTGATTGTAATGAAGATTATAGAAACCTACCATACATAGCTTTATATCAACCAGATAATAATTAATAAGGTTCTTAAATATTTAAGAACCTTTTTTATTATCTTATTACAAGTTTGTATTAAATTGCTTGTAAAAAAAAAAAAAAAAAAAGTATTGCGAGTTGATAATATTGGATTAACCAAGCATATTGGTAATAAATAAAAAAATAAAGAAAGGTTGTGCTTTAAGTGAAAAAAGTCTTAACTACATTAAGTGTTTTAAGTATGATAACTATACCTATAACAATAACAGTTTCTTGTTCATCATGAAGAACAGCACCAATGACAGTTAAACAAATTTCAGATGTTTTAGATATTTATAAAAATGAATCTTTAAAGCAAATAAATTCTGATAATGTTGTAGTAATTAAGGCCAGTGGTCTTTCTAATATAGACATAAACTCTTTACAAAAAATCAAAGAAAACAGAGAAAATAAATTAAATAAAAAAATTGAAGAAAATTCAAAACTTATTATAGATAAACTAACAGAAAAAATATCATCTGTTGTTTCAAATAAAATAATCAATTTTGAAACTATTAGTTCTGATAAAACCAATCTAAAAGACGATATTTTTTCAAAACAAATAACAAAAGATTTTATTAAAGAAAAATGAAAACCATATTATCTTACTATTAGTTTAGCTGATATTAATTTCAATTCTTTAGTTTCTCAAAATAAAGATCAGTGATTATCTAAATTAAATGGTTTACAAACTGTTACTTTTAGAAATAAAGATAAATCTATTTCTATTGATAAAACAAATAAGCCTAAATGATTTGATACTAGTATAAACAAAGTATCTATTATAGATTCACTAAAATTAGACTCTATGTTATCTTCAAAAACTGATACAAATTTAAAAATAAATAAAATTGTTTATTTAGTATCATTTAATGCTAATGTTTTAAATTTTAAAGATGCAAAAAACGTAGCTTTTTATATTGAACACGATTTAAATAACTAGAAAGGAGAATTAGTATGTCAAACGATAATAAAACAATTGTTTCTAGTAACAAAGATCAATTAGAAGGATTAAAAAATATAGTTGCTATTACTGCTTGTGCTGCTGGTGTTGCTCATACTTATATGGCAGCTGATAGTATTAGTAAAGCTGCAAAAGCACTTAATATTAATGTTCATGTTGAAACACAAGGAACAATTGGTGCTGAAAATGTTATATCAGATAAACAACTACAACAAGCTGATCTTGTTATAATTGCAGCTGATGTTAAGATTGATACTTCTAGATTTAATGGTAAAAAAATTTATATAACAGGTGTTAATGATGCAATTAAAAATCCTGAATTATTAATTAGAACAGCTTGACAACAAGCAGTAGAACAAGGTAAAAAAGGAACCAAAGTTGGTGTTTTTACAATTGGAGCTACTAAGAAAAAAGGTATATTAAACCATTTAATGACAGGTATTTCATGAGTATTACCATTAATTATTGCAGCAGGAATATTAATGGCTATAGCTAATTTATCTGCATTTCAAACTATTTATTCAGATCAGGTTGGAGATTATACTCAAGCTTGAGTATTATATGAAAGACCTTTTCCACAATTTTTAATGAATGTAGGTTCTTTAGGATTTAAACTAGTAATACCATTATTTTCTGCATTTATTGCATATTCAATTGCTGATAAACCAGGTATAGCTCCTGCTTTAATTGGTGGTTGAATTATTAATGATAATAAAATGCTAGGAATAAATGTTCCGGTTTCAGAAAATTCTTCTATTGAGCCAGGTGCTGGTTTTTTAGGAGCAATTATTGTTGGATTATTAGCTGGATATCTTGTTAAATTATTAAAGTCTTTACGTTGATGAAAAATTTTAAAACCTGTTGTTCCATTAATGATTATTCCTATTATTTCAGTATTTATAATTAGTACTTTTGTTAAATTTGTTATTGGAGCACCTATTGCTAATTTAGTTTTAGGATTATTTGATGGTTTATCTGCTTTACAAGATAAATTTGCTGGAACTTCATTTGTGATTGCTTTAGTTGTTTCAATGATGATTGCTTTTGACTTAGGAGGGCCATTTAATAAAACTGCATTAGTATTTGGTACTGTTGTGTTTTATCAATCACTAGCTCAAGTGTTATCAAATGGACAAACTTTTTGAGATGCAAACTTTGTTCCTGGAACAGCAGCTCAAGCAGCTATTTCAGTTCCACCTTTAGGAATGTTTTTAGCAACTTTATTATTTAAAAAGAAATTCACACAAAATGAACGCGTTATGGGAAAAGCTGCTTTTGCTCAAGGTATTGTTGGTATTACAGAAGGAGCAATACCATTTGCTGCAACAGATCCAATTAGAGTAATTTTTGCAAATGTAATTGGTGCTGCTGTTGCTGGAGTTGGTGTAACTTTAACTAATGCTAAATTTGCAGCAGGTTTAGGTTCACCTATAGGTGTATTTTTAGGATATATTCAATTAGATGGAATATTAGGTTGACCAATGGGATGAATTATTCCTATTTTACTAGGTATTTTAACAACTGCTTTAATCATAGGATTTACAAAACCAAAAATTAAAGGAGAAGAATTAGAACAATTAGAAAAAGAATTAAAAGATAAAAAACTAAAACGTATTCAAGCACATAAAAACTTTAAACAAGCAATTAAAAGTCCTAAAATGATGTTTACTTTAATTAAAAAAGTGATTAAAAAATGATGAACTAACTATATAAGTGAAGTTAAAGAATTTTATTTAAATGCTTGAAAAGAAATTAAAAAATACTTTATTTTAAAATGAATGAATACTAAAAATTTCTTTAATAGATTAAAACAAATGTTTAGTAAGAAAAAATAGGAAACTTTATTATGTCATGAAACATATATGTTGTTTGTCACACACATTGAGATAAAGAATGATATTTTACAAAACAAGATAGTGATGTATTATTATGTTCAAATTTAAATCAAATAACTAAAATATTAAGTTCAAATGATGAATATAAATCATTTACTTATGATGGTCAAGTTTCAATTATTGATGATTATTTAACATATTATCCAGAAAATGAAGCACAAATTAAAAAACTGTGTGAACAAAAAAAGCTTATAGTTGGACCATGATATACACAACCAGATTTTTTTAACACAACTTCTGAATCAATAATTAGAAATTTATTAATTGGTATTAATTTATCTAAAAAATACAATGCAGATTATTTAAAAACAGCTTATGTACCTGATTCTTTTGGGCATAATAACCAAATGCCTCAAATTTATAAAAGCTTTAATTTAAATAATTTTATTTATTGAAGAGGTATAAAAAATAGTCAATTAAAAAAAGCTGGTACTTTACATTATTGACAAGGAATAGATAAAACTAAAATCACCTCTTATAACTTTTATTATGGTTATTGAGTACTTGGTTCAAAATTTGCTTATACTAAATTAACAAAAGATAATTTAAAAAAAGAAGCTATAGAGTTTTTAAAAAATATTACTCCAATCTTAAATCAATTAAAAAAAGTAACCAAAAATTCAAATAATAATTTATTATTACCACTTGGTGGAGACCAAGCTCCAATTGTAGAACTAACTCCAGAATTTTTTAAACAAGTTAACAAATTATCTAATGATAATTGAATATTAACTGATTATGACGCTTATTTTAAAAATATAGATAATAGCAATTTAAAAACTATAAAAGGCGAATTAAAATCACCATCTAAAGCAAGAATTCATAAAACAATAGCTTCACAAAGATATGATATTAAACAATTATTAAAAACAGTTGAACATAATTTATATAACGTTTTAGAACCACTAGCTATATATTACAAATATTTAACTAATAAATACGAAAAACAAATCATTAATAATGCATTAAAACTAATTTTAACTAGTCAAGCTCATGATTCAATAGGGTGTTGTAATTCAGATGAAACTAATTTAAATATTTATAATAGATTATTACAAGCTAATTATTTAATTGAATCTCAAATTACTAAACTTATTAAAAATTTATCTTTAAATATTAATTTAAAAGAAAATCAAGTTTTAGTATTTAACTCTAATTCATTTTATAAAAACAATATTTTTAAAGAACTAAATATTTTTACTTCATTTAATAATTTTAAAATTTATCATAATAAAAAAGCTGTTGATTTTATTTTATTAGATCAACAATATCATGATGATGGAATGATTGTTAATTTAGAAAAACAAGGAGAAATAAGTAGTAAAACTAAAGGCTTTTATAGTTCAAAAATTATCATTAATAATTTAAAAATAGACCCTTTCAAATTTGAAATTTTAGATATAGTTCAATCTGATAAAAAACCAACAAATTCTAGTTTCAATAATATAAAAACTAATAGATTTGATATATGAATTAATGATGATAATACTATTACTTATTTAGATAAAATCACTAATAAAAAATACCATAATCAATTTATGATTTATGCTCAACATGATTTTGGTGATTCTTATGATTATTCACCATTAACTGAAACAAATCAAATAATTTCAAAACTAATAGATATAAAAATTGATAAAGTAGAATACAGTTCTAATAACAATGTTTTAATTCAATTAAAAAATACTTATCAAATACCATATGATACAACAAAAACAAAATATATAAGTCAAGAATTTGATATTAGTTTATTATTTACAAATGATCCAATTATTAAAATAAAAATTAATACTTTAAATAAGGCAACACAAATAAGATGAAGAATAATTTCAAATTGTGATCAAATAAATAATTATTCTTATGCTGATCAATGCTATTGTGAAATAAAAAGACCAGTAGAACTAACTAAAGACTTATTAGTTTGAAAAAAAGAAAATTGAGTAGAAAAACCTGTTGGAATTGAAACTAATGAAAGTTATGTTTATTTAAAATCTAATAGATCAAAAACAGGATTTGTTACACTTGGTACTAATGAGTATGAAATTATTAATAAAAAAGAAATTCATTTAACTTTATTTAGAAGTATTGATGTATTAGGAAGAAATAATTTATTATGAAGACCAAATAGAGCTAGTG
This genomic window from Mycoplasma mycoides subsp. capri contains:
- the purB gene encoding adenylosuccinate lyase, whose translation is MISRYQVKEITDIWSDQNKYNTWLKIEQLVTNGWAEIIKINKDDLFKINNDLKVDLNRMLEIEQETKHDVVAFTRMLSEQLDNESKWIHLGITSTDIVDTAQNYLIKQSNQIVFNELENILKTLKTLALEHKNTLIMGRTHGMYGEPTSLGLKFCLWYDEFLRHIKRFELARNDIEVVKISGSMGNYANLDPQIELYVANKLNMNIDSLSTQVSQRDRHIFLVEVLANIASTLEKISTEIRLFQRSDVNELAEGFLKNQKGSSSMPHKKNPISSENIAGLSRYIKSIVHIVLENNNLWHERDISHSSNERIYLPDIFNLTVYILKRMNETLTNLVINKTQMLEHIKQAKNIYFSQRVLTFILLEQTNVTRDQVYDLIQQITFKCSKNNLDFKTEVLNSKLTEFVSVKKIEQLFDDQFFLRHVDYIFNRVFNK
- a CDS encoding PTS fructose transporter subunit IIC — its product is MSNDNKTIVSSNKDQLEGLKNIVAITACAAGVAHTYMAADSISKAAKALNINVHVETQGTIGAENVISDKQLQQADLVIIAADVKIDTSRFNGKKIYITGVNDAIKNPELLIRTAWQQAVEQGKKGTKVGVFTIGATKKKGILNHLMTGISWVLPLIIAAGILMAIANLSAFQTIYSDQVGDYTQAWVLYERPFPQFLMNVGSLGFKLVIPLFSAFIAYSIADKPGIAPALIGGWIINDNKMLGINVPVSENSSIEPGAGFLGAIIVGLLAGYLVKLLKSLRWWKILKPVVPLMIIPIISVFIISTFVKFVIGAPIANLVLGLFDGLSALQDKFAGTSFVIALVVSMMIAFDLGGPFNKTALVFGTVVFYQSLAQVLSNGQTFWDANFVPGTAAQAAISVPPLGMFLATLLFKKKFTQNERVMGKAAFAQGIVGITEGAIPFAATDPIRVIFANVIGAAVAGVGVTLTNAKFAAGLGSPIGVFLGYIQLDGILGWPMGWIIPILLGILTTALIIGFTKPKIKGEELEQLEKELKDKKLKRIQAHKNFKQAIKSPKMMFTLIKKVIKKWWTNYISEVKEFYLNAWKEIKKYFILKWMNTKNFFNRLKQMFSKKK
- a CDS encoding glycoside hydrolase family 38 N-terminal domain-containing protein — translated: MSWNIYVVCHTHWDKEWYFTKQDSDVLLCSNLNQITKILSSNDEYKSFTYDGQVSIIDDYLTYYPENEAQIKKLCEQKKLIVGPWYTQPDFFNTTSESIIRNLLIGINLSKKYNADYLKTAYVPDSFGHNNQMPQIYKSFNLNNFIYWRGIKNSQLKKAGTLHYWQGIDKTKITSYNFYYGYWVLGSKFAYTKLTKDNLKKEAIEFLKNITPILNQLKKVTKNSNNNLLLPLGGDQAPIVELTPEFFKQVNKLSNDNWILTDYDAYFKNIDNSNLKTIKGELKSPSKARIHKTIASQRYDIKQLLKTVEHNLYNVLEPLAIYYKYLTNKYEKQIINNALKLILTSQAHDSIGCCNSDETNLNIYNRLLQANYLIESQITKLIKNLSLNINLKENQVLVFNSNSFYKNNIFKELNIFTSFNNFKIYHNKKAVDFILLDQQYHDDGMIVNLEKQGEISSKTKGFYSSKIIINNLKIDPFKFEILDIVQSDKKPTNSSFNNIKTNRFDIWINDDNTITYLDKITNKKYHNQFMIYAQHDFGDSYDYSPLTETNQIISKLIDIKIDKVEYSSNNNVLIQLKNTYQIPYDTTKTKYISQEFDISLLFTNDPIIKIKINTLNKATQIRWRIISNCDQINNYSYADQCYCEIKRPVELTKDLLVWKKENWVEKPVGIETNESYVYLKSNRSKTGFVTLGTNEYEIINKKEIHLTLFRSIDVLGRNNLLWRPNRASGTSEFSIKTDDARLLYKNLEFNLYWFDINSSTNIAQLANNLITPVCYYQNQRFNNLKKRFDRFLFINDKIDTNKIPIYSLIKNLNKNIIIKTIKLAENDDFVIIRCFNNSKTNQQFSLLINNQLVSFNKLNMLEEIKNKDLKTDWLRPYEIGTYSLKLFK
- the hpt gene encoding hypoxanthine phosphoribosyltransferase, whose product is MYDLKNIKKVLFTKEQINERIKQVANQVKQYYLEHPPVNGPLITVGLLKGCVIFNTEFVLNFDYPIQMDFMAVSSYNGMQSTGAIKIKLDTSLDLTNRDVLIVEDMVDTGLTLSKVKEHIIYKGANSVKVVTLVDKKDFHTVDFTPDWNCFNIDDYYIVGYGFDCNEDYRNLPYIALYQPDNN